In the Gossypium raimondii isolate GPD5lz chromosome 9, ASM2569854v1, whole genome shotgun sequence genome, one interval contains:
- the LOC105799639 gene encoding uncharacterized protein LOC105799639 → MSRPWLLVFLVFVIVFTSQFEWKQQFGEEIEPTSTVSVKDQYVSKRQESVKEKIILSQERNIQKLNELVKSLQEQLLRCKAENEVTNRSTFALTEHLTELEQQPMLDD, encoded by the exons ATGTCGAGACCTTGGCTTCTCGTTTTTCTAGTGTTCGTAATAGTATTCACTTCTCAGTTCGAATGGAAGCAGCAATTCGGTGAAGAAATTGAACCAACCTCCACCGTTTCTGTCAAAGACCAATACGTTTCGAAACGCCAAGAATCAGTCAAAGAAAAG ATCATACTTTCTCAAGAAAGAAATATTCAGAAACTGAATGAGCTAGTAAAGAGTCTTCAGGAGCAGCTGCTACGGTGTAAGGCTGAAAATGAGGTTACCAATCGCTCTACGTTTGCTTTAACTGAACATTTAACTGAGCTTGAACAGCAACCGATGTTGGATGACTAG